The following proteins come from a genomic window of Kitasatospora sp. NBC_01246:
- a CDS encoding M24 family metallopeptidase produces the protein MSDAYAVRRERLREHGSAAGADAALITRAANVRYLTGCPPCGATLLLTRERALLALPDDLPPDDTGEHLIVEDVTRVPVAAGADTALAAAAAAARLGVADLAVEEHDLTVARHRAVAGLAEGVRLADLGRAVEQLRVIKDEHEIADLRIAAEIADQALGELLESILVGRTERHLAMELERRMIDHGADRAAFPVSVGTGSHSGQQSHQPTDRRVEEGDFLTVVLGAQYRGYGVSTARTFVIGAAPAPWQVELHRLVFRAQRAGREALGPGVEQYVPDQAAREILHAAGHTESSPHPVGHGIGLEIREAPRLGPSDMGKLDSRVPVTVGPGVHLPGRGGVRIEDTLVVRPLEEGGPELLTITTKELLAL, from the coding sequence ATGTCTGATGCGTACGCGGTCCGGCGGGAGCGTCTGAGGGAGCACGGCAGTGCGGCCGGGGCCGATGCGGCGCTGATCACCCGGGCGGCGAACGTGCGGTACCTGACCGGTTGCCCGCCGTGCGGCGCGACGCTGCTGCTCACCCGGGAGCGGGCGCTGCTGGCGCTGCCGGACGACCTGCCGCCGGACGACACCGGTGAGCACCTGATCGTCGAGGACGTCACCCGGGTGCCGGTGGCGGCGGGCGCCGACACCGCGCTGGCGGCCGCCGCGGCCGCGGCCCGGCTGGGGGTGGCCGACCTGGCGGTGGAGGAGCACGACCTGACCGTCGCCCGGCACCGCGCCGTGGCGGGTCTGGCGGAGGGCGTCCGGCTGGCCGACCTCGGCCGGGCGGTCGAACAGCTGCGGGTGATCAAGGACGAGCACGAGATCGCGGACCTGCGGATCGCCGCCGAGATCGCCGACCAGGCGCTCGGCGAACTGCTGGAGTCGATCCTGGTCGGCCGGACCGAGCGGCACCTGGCGATGGAGCTGGAACGCCGGATGATCGACCACGGCGCGGACCGGGCGGCCTTCCCGGTCTCGGTCGGCACCGGCAGCCACTCCGGCCAGCAGTCCCACCAGCCCACCGACCGGCGGGTGGAGGAGGGTGACTTCCTCACCGTCGTCCTGGGTGCCCAGTACCGCGGGTACGGCGTCTCGACCGCCCGGACCTTCGTGATCGGCGCCGCCCCCGCGCCCTGGCAGGTCGAACTGCACCGCCTGGTGTTCCGGGCCCAGCGGGCCGGGCGGGAGGCGCTCGGTCCGGGCGTCGAACAGTACGTGCCCGACCAGGCCGCCCGGGAGATCCTCCACGCGGCCGGGCACACCGAGAGCTCGCCGCACCCCGTCGGTCACGGCATCGGGCTGGAGATCCGGGAGGCCCCGCGCCTCGGGCCGTCGGACATGGGTAAACTGGACAGCCGCGTGCCGGTCACCGTCGGTCCAGGGGTTCACCTCCCGGGCCGGGGCGGTGTCCGGATCGAGGACACGCTCGTGGTGCGCCCCCTCGAAGAGGGCGGGCCCGAGCTGCTCACCATCACCACCAAGGAGCTCCTCGCCCTGTGA
- the rpmG gene encoding 50S ribosomal protein L33, translating to MARSELRPVVKLRSTAETGFTYVTRKNRRTDADRLVLRKYDPVARRHVDFREER from the coding sequence ATGGCCCGCAGCGAACTGCGCCCCGTCGTCAAGCTCAGGTCCACGGCCGAGACCGGCTTCACCTATGTGACCCGCAAGAACCGCCGCACCGACGCCGACCGGCTGGTGCTGCGCAAGTACGACCCGGTCGCGCGCCGGCACGTCGACTTCCGCGAGGAGCGCTGA
- a CDS encoding HoxN/HupN/NixA family nickel/cobalt transporter: MTLPETAAAPAASSALPSFRWRREDTLRTAGLMGVILAMHVVAFGTLIFLVAPEKYEVGTQVFGVGLGITAYTLGMRHAFDADHIAVIDNTTRKLMADGKRPVSVGFWFALGHSSMVVLMAALVAGGAQLANTLMDDESTTHQWLGVVGTSASGVFLYLIGALNLAALFGILKVFRSMRAGRFDEAELEEHLNSRGLMARVLNRATRSITRPGQMFPVGMVLGLGFDTATEVTLMVMAGSGAAAGLPWYAIVCLPLLFASGMSLFDTLDGTFMNFAYQWAFSNPVRKVYYNLTITGLSIAVAFIIGTIELVAVLHEKLDLTDPVSGWIADISLDNVGYAIVGLFVVVWGAAIAYWRLAGVEQRWSPKPVVPADGVPAQGAAADEAAGVITK, translated from the coding sequence ATGACCCTGCCCGAAACCGCCGCTGCTCCCGCGGCGTCCTCCGCCCTGCCGAGCTTCCGCTGGCGGCGCGAGGACACCCTCCGCACGGCCGGGTTGATGGGGGTGATCCTGGCCATGCACGTAGTGGCGTTCGGGACGCTGATCTTCCTGGTCGCCCCGGAGAAGTACGAGGTCGGTACCCAGGTCTTCGGGGTGGGCCTGGGCATCACCGCCTACACCCTCGGCATGCGGCACGCCTTCGACGCCGACCACATCGCGGTGATCGACAACACCACCCGCAAGCTCATGGCGGACGGCAAGCGGCCCGTCTCGGTGGGCTTCTGGTTCGCGCTCGGCCACTCCTCGATGGTGGTCCTGATGGCCGCCCTGGTGGCGGGCGGCGCCCAGCTGGCCAACACGCTGATGGACGACGAGTCCACCACCCACCAGTGGCTCGGTGTGGTCGGCACCTCCGCGTCCGGTGTCTTCCTCTACCTGATCGGCGCGCTCAACCTGGCGGCGCTGTTCGGCATCCTCAAGGTGTTCCGGTCGATGCGGGCCGGTCGGTTCGACGAGGCGGAGCTGGAGGAGCACCTCAACTCGCGCGGTCTGATGGCCCGGGTGCTGAACCGGGCGACCCGCTCGATCACGCGGCCCGGCCAGATGTTCCCGGTCGGCATGGTGCTCGGCCTCGGCTTCGACACCGCGACCGAGGTGACCCTGATGGTGATGGCCGGCTCCGGCGCGGCCGCCGGGCTGCCCTGGTACGCGATCGTCTGCCTGCCGCTGCTGTTCGCGTCCGGGATGAGCCTGTTCGACACGCTGGACGGGACGTTCATGAACTTCGCGTACCAGTGGGCGTTCTCCAACCCGGTGCGCAAGGTGTACTACAACCTGACCATCACCGGGCTGTCGATCGCGGTGGCGTTCATCATCGGCACCATCGAGCTGGTCGCCGTGCTGCACGAGAAGCTGGACCTCACCGACCCGGTCAGCGGCTGGATCGCGGACATCTCGCTGGACAACGTCGGCTACGCGATCGTCGGGCTGTTCGTGGTGGTCTGGGGGGCGGCTATCGCCTACTGGCGCCTCGCCGGCGTCGAACAGCGCTGGAGCCCGAAGCCGGTGGTACCGGCCGACGGGGTGCCCGCCCAGGGGGCGGCGGCCGACGAGGCCGCCGGGGTCATCACCAAGTAG
- a CDS encoding SRPBCC family protein has protein sequence MSAPTPWPTAAFDPVRRLHVIAAVTPGAAVREALIDAPFERVWAAAADLEEGLPRWLPDIRSVRVAGSPADGRTEALVTGHTRLRARFDVELTPGWCLMRSRFLLGGMAARAEAGGTRFAFLGAFRLPGAGLLDRALRPATDPLARRSLERFERLVREG, from the coding sequence GTGAGCGCACCGACCCCCTGGCCGACGGCGGCCTTCGACCCGGTCCGCCGGCTGCATGTGATCGCCGCCGTCACCCCCGGCGCCGCCGTCCGGGAGGCGCTGATCGACGCGCCGTTCGAGCGGGTCTGGGCGGCCGCGGCCGACCTGGAGGAGGGGCTCCCGCGCTGGCTGCCGGACATCCGGTCGGTCCGCGTGGCCGGGAGCCCGGCGGACGGTCGCACCGAGGCGCTGGTGACCGGCCACACCCGACTGCGGGCCCGTTTCGACGTCGAGCTGACGCCCGGGTGGTGCCTGATGCGCAGCCGCTTCCTGCTGGGCGGGATGGCGGCCCGCGCCGAGGCCGGAGGCACCCGCTTCGCCTTCCTCGGCGCGTTCCGGCTCCCCGGCGCGGGTCTGCTCGACCGGGCCCTGCGGCCCGCGACGGACCCGCTGGCCCGGCGCTCGCTGGAGCGCTTCGAACGGCTGGTGCGGGAGGGGTGA
- a CDS encoding RNA polymerase sigma factor, which produces MDGPDTRTADRLAGLVRAAQRGDQLAVSELLELVAPYVRRLCGPIALDDGPDATQEALIAVFRKLGQLQDPAALFGWVRSIAVREAVRHVRRVARCVPADLSELPRPGDPQLATDIQDVLARLTPEHRAVLVLRDLEGLDERSTAELLGVAPGTVKSRLSRARLGFRRAWQQ; this is translated from the coding sequence GTGGATGGTCCCGACACCCGTACCGCCGACCGGCTCGCCGGCCTGGTCCGTGCCGCCCAGCGCGGCGACCAACTGGCCGTCAGCGAGCTGCTGGAGCTGGTCGCGCCCTACGTCCGCCGGCTCTGCGGTCCGATCGCGCTGGACGACGGCCCCGACGCGACGCAGGAGGCGCTGATCGCCGTCTTCCGCAAGCTGGGCCAGCTCCAGGACCCGGCCGCGCTGTTCGGCTGGGTCCGCTCGATCGCCGTGCGGGAGGCCGTCCGGCACGTCCGGCGGGTCGCCCGCTGCGTCCCGGCCGACCTCTCCGAGCTGCCCCGCCCCGGCGACCCGCAGCTGGCCACCGACATCCAGGACGTCCTCGCCCGGCTGACGCCGGAGCACCGCGCCGTGCTGGTGCTGCGCGACCTGGAGGGGCTCGACGAGCGGTCCACCGCAGAACTGCTGGGCGTGGCACCCGGCACCGTGAAGTCCCGGCTCTCCCGGGCCCGGCTCGGCTTTCGAAGGGCGTGGCAGCAGTGA
- a CDS encoding DUF3995 domain-containing protein yields the protein MNRRRTAALAVAGLLAADALLHVYWATGRTWPAADPASLSRAVLNAEVPFTPPVVLPLAALLFSGSALVLARGGLLDGAARRLPAVALRWGPRAVAAGLLARGLAGLLWATGVGVDTGSAFYRLNLAFYTPLCLAAAAAALAVARTGADG from the coding sequence GTGAACCGTCGCCGTACCGCCGCCCTCGCCGTCGCCGGCCTGCTCGCCGCCGACGCCCTGCTGCACGTCTACTGGGCCACCGGCCGCACCTGGCCGGCCGCCGACCCGGCGTCACTCTCCCGGGCGGTGCTCAACGCCGAGGTGCCGTTCACCCCGCCGGTCGTCCTGCCGCTCGCGGCGCTGCTGTTCTCCGGCTCGGCCCTGGTGCTCGCCCGCGGCGGCCTGTTGGACGGCGCGGCCCGCCGGCTGCCGGCGGTGGCGCTGCGCTGGGGGCCGCGCGCGGTGGCCGCCGGACTGCTCGCCCGCGGGCTGGCCGGGCTGCTCTGGGCCACCGGGGTCGGCGTCGACACCGGCTCGGCCTTCTACCGGCTCAACCTGGCGTTCTACACCCCGCTCTGCCTGGCCGCCGCGGCCGCCGCCCTGGCGGTGGCCCGTACCGGGGCGGACGGCTGA
- a CDS encoding Fpg/Nei family DNA glycosylase has product MPEGHIIHRLAAENARAFGGRPVRASSPQGRFADGAKLVDGQVLTGAEAVGKHLFLGFEDDAWVHIHLGLYGGFAFGEGPAPEPVGLVRLRLANDDAYADLRGPNTCALITDAEKAAVAARLGPDPLRADADPEPAWRRISGSRTTIAALLMDQKVLAGVGNVYRAEVLFRHGIDPHRAGRDLGRAEWDAVWADLVALMREGVGAGRIDTVRPEHTPEAMGRPPRVDDHGGEVYVYRRVGMPCLVCGTEVRTEAHAARNLFWCPTCQRA; this is encoded by the coding sequence GTGCCGGAAGGCCACATCATCCACCGTCTCGCCGCCGAGAACGCCAGGGCCTTCGGCGGCCGCCCGGTCCGTGCGAGCAGCCCGCAGGGCCGGTTCGCGGACGGCGCGAAGCTGGTCGACGGGCAGGTGCTGACCGGGGCGGAGGCCGTCGGCAAGCACCTCTTCCTCGGCTTCGAGGACGACGCCTGGGTGCACATCCACCTCGGCCTCTACGGTGGGTTCGCCTTCGGCGAGGGCCCCGCGCCGGAGCCGGTCGGCCTGGTCCGGCTGCGCCTGGCGAACGACGACGCCTACGCCGATCTGCGCGGTCCCAACACCTGTGCGCTGATCACCGACGCCGAGAAGGCCGCCGTCGCGGCGCGCCTCGGCCCCGACCCGCTGCGGGCCGACGCCGACCCGGAGCCGGCCTGGCGGCGGATATCTGGCAGCCGGACGACGATCGCGGCACTGCTGATGGACCAGAAGGTGCTGGCCGGCGTGGGCAACGTCTACCGCGCCGAGGTGCTGTTCCGGCACGGCATCGACCCGCACCGGGCCGGGCGCGACCTCGGCCGGGCCGAGTGGGACGCCGTCTGGGCCGACCTGGTCGCGCTGATGCGCGAGGGCGTCGGCGCGGGGCGGATCGACACCGTCCGACCCGAGCACACCCCCGAGGCGATGGGCCGTCCGCCGCGGGTGGACGACCACGGCGGCGAGGTCTACGTCTACCGCCGGGTCGGCATGCCCTGCCTGGTCTGCGGCACCGAGGTCCGGACCGAGGCGCACGCCGCGCGCAACCTCTTCTGGTGCCCCACCTGCCAGCGGGCCTGA
- a CDS encoding AAA family ATPase produces MPPSAPTAAAPAPVPAGATGHFLLPSGAPVQLPVHPAQPHLPSGPLAVLLIGPAGAGKTTVARHWAERRPTPTAHISLDDVREWVQSGFANPQSGWNNASEAQYRLARRTCGFACRNYLANGISCIIDDAVFPDRPAIGLGGWKRHIGPGMIPVVLLPSLDSVLSRNARRSGNRRLSDEEVARIHGRMAGWYNSGLPIIDNSQLDVAATAAELDRVILARLMGIPVR; encoded by the coding sequence GTGCCGCCGTCGGCTCCCACCGCCGCGGCGCCCGCGCCGGTTCCGGCCGGCGCCACCGGGCACTTCCTGCTGCCGTCGGGCGCGCCCGTCCAGCTCCCGGTCCACCCCGCGCAGCCGCACCTGCCGTCCGGGCCACTCGCCGTGCTGCTGATCGGACCGGCCGGCGCGGGCAAGACCACCGTCGCCCGGCACTGGGCCGAGCGGCGGCCCACGCCCACCGCCCACATCAGCCTCGACGACGTCCGCGAGTGGGTGCAGTCCGGCTTCGCCAACCCGCAGTCCGGCTGGAACAACGCCTCCGAGGCGCAGTACCGGCTGGCCCGCCGCACCTGCGGTTTCGCCTGCCGCAACTACCTGGCCAACGGCATCTCCTGCATCATCGACGACGCGGTCTTCCCGGACCGCCCGGCGATCGGCCTCGGCGGCTGGAAGCGGCACATCGGCCCGGGGATGATCCCGGTCGTGCTGCTGCCCAGTCTGGACTCCGTGCTGAGCCGCAACGCCCGGCGCAGTGGCAACCGGCGGCTGAGCGACGAGGAGGTGGCCCGGATCCACGGCCGGATGGCCGGCTGGTACAACTCCGGGCTGCCGATCATCGACAACTCCCAGCTGGACGTCGCGGCCACCGCCGCCGAGCTGGACCGGGTGATCCTGGCCCGGCTGATGGGCATCCCGGTCCGCTGA